A genomic region of Vibrio ziniensis contains the following coding sequences:
- a CDS encoding bifunctional diguanylate cyclase/phosphodiesterase has protein sequence MTLYKQLVAGMITVFVLLLTSVFVIEFNTTRDNLEQQQRSEVSNTINTVGLALAPYLENKDSVAVESVINALFDGSTYSLVRLKFLDDDQKIERAYPINPSYVPAWFTALNLFQPIHDQRVVTSGWMQLAEVEIISHPGEAYTQFWNALIRLSTVFGTIFFAGLVAIAFIVKRALRPLQMIVDKMEQVARNYFGDPLPLPKTKDLISVVEGINSMSAQVEKSFKAQAQEAQQLRERAYIDPVSHLGNRAYYMNQLSSWLAESALGGVAILQAQFIKELYEEKGYEAGDGMIANLAEHLKVTLSTPNTTIARISTDEFGFILPNMDEAELKVVAESIFGCVQDISADPTGMTQEKVYLGIVHNQNKKTSTQVLSLLDNAVAASKANAGVKYGFIKAEANQIIMGKQQWKALVEEAMHHDWFQYRFQAANDSWGETFHREVFSAIDNGERRYTANQYLFALEQLNASHQFDEYVIEKMIEKLEANEFNAPLAINIAQSSIEQPSFIRWITQTLAKHKEVCSLLHFEIPESCFINAPHHTALFCNAVRSAGAEFGVDNYGRNFQSLDYINEFRPKYVKLDYLFTHHLDDEKQKFTLTSISRTANNLGIKTIASRVETQAQLDFLSEHFIEVFQGFIVDK, from the coding sequence ATGACACTATATAAACAACTGGTCGCAGGAATGATAACTGTATTTGTACTGCTGTTAACCTCGGTATTCGTTATCGAATTTAACACGACTCGGGACAACTTAGAGCAACAGCAACGCTCTGAAGTCAGCAATACGATCAATACCGTTGGCTTAGCTCTTGCTCCGTACCTTGAGAATAAAGATTCCGTCGCGGTTGAATCGGTTATCAATGCGTTATTCGATGGAAGCACTTACTCGCTAGTAAGGCTGAAATTCCTCGACGATGACCAAAAAATTGAACGTGCTTATCCTATTAACCCAAGTTATGTGCCAGCTTGGTTTACTGCTTTAAACCTATTTCAACCAATTCATGACCAACGCGTAGTAACTAGTGGTTGGATGCAACTGGCTGAAGTCGAAATAATTAGCCACCCAGGAGAAGCCTATACACAATTTTGGAATGCTCTTATTCGACTATCTACAGTTTTCGGTACAATTTTCTTTGCTGGTTTAGTAGCAATTGCCTTCATTGTTAAACGTGCTCTTCGTCCATTACAGATGATTGTTGATAAGATGGAACAGGTGGCGCGCAACTACTTTGGTGACCCACTCCCATTACCTAAAACTAAAGATCTTATCTCCGTAGTTGAAGGTATCAATAGTATGTCTGCACAAGTTGAGAAGTCATTCAAAGCGCAGGCTCAGGAAGCTCAACAACTTCGCGAACGGGCCTATATTGACCCTGTATCGCATTTAGGTAATAGAGCCTACTACATGAACCAATTAAGTAGCTGGTTGGCTGAAAGCGCATTAGGTGGTGTGGCAATTCTTCAGGCTCAATTTATTAAAGAACTCTATGAAGAGAAAGGCTATGAAGCGGGCGATGGAATGATTGCTAACCTTGCAGAGCATTTGAAAGTCACACTTTCTACGCCAAACACTACGATAGCCCGTATCTCTACTGATGAATTTGGTTTTATTCTGCCAAATATGGATGAAGCCGAGCTCAAAGTTGTTGCTGAAAGCATTTTCGGGTGCGTGCAGGACATCAGCGCAGATCCGACAGGAATGACTCAGGAAAAAGTGTATCTGGGCATTGTGCATAATCAAAATAAGAAAACTTCCACTCAAGTTCTTTCGCTTCTCGACAACGCAGTTGCAGCATCTAAAGCAAATGCTGGTGTCAAATACGGATTTATTAAAGCCGAAGCTAATCAAATCATTATGGGCAAACAGCAGTGGAAAGCATTGGTTGAAGAAGCTATGCACCATGATTGGTTCCAATATCGTTTTCAAGCAGCAAATGATAGCTGGGGAGAAACCTTCCATCGTGAAGTGTTCTCTGCTATCGATAACGGTGAGCGACGCTACACTGCAAATCAGTACCTATTTGCACTTGAGCAGTTAAACGCGAGTCATCAATTTGATGAGTACGTTATTGAGAAAATGATAGAAAAACTTGAGGCTAATGAGTTTAACGCGCCACTAGCGATTAACATCGCTCAAAGCAGTATTGAACAACCAAGCTTTATTCGCTGGATTACACAAACTTTAGCTAAACACAAAGAAGTATGTTCCCTACTCCACTTTGAGATTCCAGAGAGCTGTTTTATCAACGCGCCTCATCACACAGCTCTGTTCTGTAACGCAGTACGCTCTGCAGGTGCGGAGTTTGGTGTCGATAACTATGGACGTAACTTCCAATCATTGGATTACATTAACGAATTCAGACCTAAATACGTAAAACTAGATTATCTATTCACTCACCACTTAGACGATGAAAAGCAGAAATTCACTTTAACGTCTATTTCAAGAACAGCCAATAACCTAGGAATTAAGACCATCGCTTCTCGCGTTGAAACTCAGGCCCAGCTGGACTTCTTATCTGAACACTTCATTGAAGTATTCCAAGGTTTCATTGTCGATAAATAA
- a CDS encoding transglutaminase-like cysteine peptidase produces the protein MKRWLAATLILITSSFSVAVSTQEQQWIDAVSSTYGLRAGKRVATWRTEMASYKGLSEREQLTQVNRFFNQLYFVNDVQLWGKNDYWATPLEFLGSNAGDCEDFTIAKYFSLLELGVSDLKLRLVYVKAIELNQFHMVLAYYSTPNAEPLILDNINGEIKPASTRRDLLPIYSFNGKNLWLMKSKNGQLAGDSSRLSLWNDLRARERSLKLNKPLISYDE, from the coding sequence ATGAAGCGCTGGCTAGCTGCAACGCTGATTCTAATTACTTCATCCTTCTCTGTGGCGGTCAGTACACAAGAGCAACAATGGATAGATGCTGTCTCCTCAACTTATGGTCTAAGAGCTGGCAAGCGAGTGGCTACCTGGCGCACAGAAATGGCGAGTTATAAAGGCTTGTCTGAAAGAGAACAGTTAACCCAAGTAAACCGTTTCTTTAACCAACTTTATTTTGTCAACGATGTACAACTTTGGGGTAAGAACGACTATTGGGCCACTCCATTGGAGTTCTTGGGGAGTAATGCTGGCGACTGTGAAGACTTCACGATCGCCAAGTACTTCTCACTGCTAGAGCTGGGTGTATCTGACCTAAAACTGCGCCTTGTGTACGTAAAAGCCATCGAACTAAATCAGTTCCACATGGTTCTCGCCTATTACTCAACACCGAATGCAGAGCCATTGATTTTAGACAATATCAACGGCGAAATAAAACCCGCTTCAACCCGTAGGGATCTGTTACCAATATACAGTTTCAACGGTAAAAACTTGTGGCTAATGAAATCGAAGAACGGTCAGCTCGCTGGTGACTCTTCACGCCTTAGCCTTTGGAATGATTTACGCGCTCGTGAGCGCTCTCTTAAACTGAATAAACCACTAATCAGTTACGATGAGTAG
- a CDS encoding HlyD family type I secretion periplasmic adaptor subunit, with protein MSKSSYHKLTSTELDYVDDQTAALLLNTPSSARIILWVIICFVIIGSIWASWAEIDQVTRGQGKVVPSSQVQVIQNLEGGLVKQILVREGEQVTKGQQLILIDDTRFRSDFREREQQVANLTANVLQLSASLSSVMIDEDFSESNWENSVRIDYNKLAFPPILKDTQPELVARQRAEYQQDLDNLRNQISVMSQQVKQKQQELIEIQARIKNLRQSYDFANKELEITQPLADEGVVPRIELLKLQRQVNDTRRELTSSELKVPVLKSNIREAMLSRIDTAQKFRSQQQQELNQAQDKLSSMTESAVGLEDRVNRTVVVSPVTGTVKTLNVNTVGGVIQPGMDIVEIVPTEDTLLVEAQIAPQDIAFLRPDLHAIVKFSAYDFTKYGGLEGTLEHISADTTQDEEGNSFYLVRVRTNETSLGHEGNLPIIPGMTASIDIITGKRTVMEYLLEPILRAKKNALRE; from the coding sequence ATGAGCAAGAGTAGTTATCATAAGCTCACTTCTACAGAATTAGACTATGTTGATGACCAGACAGCTGCGCTACTTCTCAACACTCCAAGTAGTGCTCGTATCATACTTTGGGTAATAATATGTTTTGTTATCATAGGTTCTATTTGGGCTTCTTGGGCAGAGATTGATCAAGTTACCCGAGGCCAAGGTAAAGTTGTCCCTTCATCACAAGTCCAGGTAATTCAGAATTTAGAAGGTGGTCTAGTAAAACAAATTCTGGTGCGTGAAGGCGAACAAGTGACTAAAGGTCAGCAACTGATACTGATTGATGACACTCGCTTTCGTTCAGATTTTCGCGAACGCGAACAACAAGTAGCAAACTTAACAGCAAACGTACTTCAGCTATCTGCGTCACTTTCTAGCGTTATGATTGACGAAGATTTCAGTGAAAGTAACTGGGAGAATAGTGTTCGTATCGATTACAACAAACTCGCTTTCCCTCCTATACTGAAAGACACTCAACCTGAGTTGGTTGCTCGTCAACGTGCAGAATATCAACAAGATTTAGATAATCTGCGCAACCAAATTTCAGTTATGTCACAGCAAGTTAAACAGAAACAGCAAGAGTTAATTGAGATTCAAGCTCGAATCAAGAACCTTCGCCAAAGCTACGACTTTGCCAATAAAGAACTGGAAATCACTCAACCTTTAGCAGATGAGGGTGTTGTACCAAGAATAGAACTTCTTAAGCTACAACGTCAGGTAAATGACACCCGCCGCGAACTCACTTCCAGTGAGTTAAAGGTTCCCGTACTGAAATCAAATATTCGCGAAGCGATGTTGAGCAGAATCGATACCGCTCAGAAATTTCGTTCCCAACAACAACAAGAGCTAAACCAAGCGCAAGATAAGCTCTCTTCTATGACCGAGTCTGCGGTAGGGCTAGAAGATAGAGTAAACCGAACGGTAGTGGTTTCACCAGTAACAGGTACGGTAAAAACTCTAAACGTAAATACCGTTGGAGGTGTAATTCAACCCGGTATGGATATCGTTGAAATTGTACCGACAGAAGACACTCTGCTCGTCGAAGCGCAAATTGCACCACAAGACATCGCTTTCCTACGACCTGACTTACACGCCATTGTGAAGTTTAGCGCCTATGATTTTACTAAATACGGCGGCTTAGAAGGCACTCTAGAACACATTAGCGCAGATACAACCCAAGACGAAGAAGGTAATAGCTTTTACTTGGTTCGAGTGCGTACCAATGAAACTTCGTTGGGCCACGAAGGCAATCTGCCAATCATTCCAGGCATGACCGCATCCATCGATATCATCACAGGTAAACGCACAGTGATGGAATACTTACTAGAACCGATTCTTAGAGCAAAGAAAAATGCTTTGCGGGAATAA
- the pdxH gene encoding pyridoxamine 5'-phosphate oxidase, producing the protein MDLSDIRREYIQGGLRRKDLLADPIDQFNLWLQQAIDAKLTDPTAMTIATVDQNGQPFQRIVLLKNLDKNGFVFYTNLGSRKAQHIEHNNKVSIHFPWHPLERQVHITGTAEKLTTLENMKYFTSRPKDSQIAAIASHQSSRISARGILEGKYLELKQKFANGEIPVPSFWGGYRIKPESIEFWQGGEHRLHDRFLFSKTNDMWTVDRLAP; encoded by the coding sequence ATGGATCTTTCAGATATTCGCCGAGAGTATATTCAAGGTGGTTTGAGACGTAAGGATTTACTTGCCGATCCTATTGACCAGTTTAACTTGTGGTTACAACAAGCGATCGATGCAAAACTGACTGACCCTACAGCGATGACTATCGCGACGGTTGATCAAAATGGTCAGCCTTTTCAACGAATTGTTTTGCTAAAAAATTTAGATAAAAATGGTTTCGTTTTCTACACCAATTTGGGTAGCAGAAAAGCACAGCATATTGAGCACAATAATAAAGTTAGTATTCATTTCCCTTGGCACCCTCTAGAAAGACAAGTTCATATTACAGGTACAGCAGAAAAACTGACTACTCTGGAGAACATGAAGTATTTCACTTCTCGTCCGAAAGATAGCCAAATTGCAGCTATTGCAAGTCACCAAAGTAGCCGTATTTCGGCTCGTGGTATTTTGGAAGGTAAGTATTTAGAACTGAAGCAGAAGTTTGCTAATGGTGAAATACCTGTCCCCAGTTTTTGGGGAGGATATCGTATCAAACCTGAGAGTATTGAATTCTGGCAGGGGGGAGAGCATCGTTTGCATGACAGATTTTTATTTAGTAAAACGAATGATATGTGGACAGTTGATCGATTAGCTCCATAA
- a CDS encoding SUMF1/EgtB/PvdO family nonheme iron enzyme: protein MRQGLSALLIALSPCLMATSTLADGTPSTVMAIDDALFSKNSELQNAIKLAQFEQVAVENQRKELDRLDQLTAKLDAQLKEAKTNLEHDYLKMIDEPNLDITSSQRSYQDAWSQVKQNQKSRLDAEQKLQELQVKLAEKKAAQNVIEQNIASLEHKKQRARVERLRDELKRSGEQKVSFINTCSADMTLVQCGNQTTELGLQKAVKQFQSWLVNETSESGIVNQHLGDVSLNIHVLKHSVIESGFHEGSQYRTVIAAQLDARPAENAPCKLLNVESQYCFAPSESTQSSEVQKEVAWVSLSVRSNQYGDRVIVDGVQYGSTPVEVLMPVGKHHIIIEKEGYRAFNSEIDITADQTLRAVLHEYENILKPGHKFADSLKGGAKAPEMITIIKGEYLLGDNAERQLHLDHSFAMSATPVTVAQFEAFITKTNYKTDAELKNICITVDNSEVTPISESYWRNPGFKQSAQSPAVCISQNDAIAYTRWLSQQTGFKYRLPSEDEWEIVARSGSQSGYWWGDSFGHGKANTGWGGTQWSNKSTSPVRTFEPNHLGFYDVVGNVWEWTNDERGMAKGGAWIFSPEMARADKQLFVGPTTAANYLGFRILRELQ, encoded by the coding sequence ATGCGACAAGGTTTATCCGCTCTTCTAATAGCACTCTCACCTTGCTTAATGGCAACATCGACGTTAGCAGATGGAACCCCTTCCACTGTAATGGCCATTGATGACGCGCTGTTCAGTAAAAATTCAGAGTTGCAGAACGCAATAAAGTTGGCTCAGTTTGAGCAAGTTGCTGTAGAAAATCAACGAAAGGAACTGGATCGGCTTGATCAACTAACAGCCAAGCTGGATGCGCAACTTAAAGAAGCTAAGACAAACCTTGAACACGATTATCTAAAAATGATAGATGAGCCGAATCTAGATATCACATCGTCTCAACGTTCATATCAAGATGCTTGGTCTCAAGTAAAGCAGAACCAAAAATCTCGTTTAGATGCAGAACAAAAACTACAAGAACTACAAGTTAAGTTGGCTGAAAAGAAAGCCGCACAAAATGTAATCGAACAAAATATTGCCAGCTTAGAGCACAAAAAACAAAGAGCTCGAGTCGAACGTTTGCGAGATGAACTCAAACGCTCAGGCGAACAAAAAGTGAGCTTTATCAACACTTGCAGTGCAGATATGACTCTGGTGCAATGTGGCAACCAAACCACCGAGCTTGGACTGCAAAAAGCAGTGAAGCAATTTCAAAGTTGGCTGGTTAATGAGACTAGTGAGTCAGGAATTGTCAATCAGCATTTAGGTGATGTTTCGCTTAATATTCATGTCTTGAAGCACTCCGTTATCGAGTCCGGTTTCCACGAAGGCAGTCAATACCGTACAGTTATTGCCGCACAACTTGACGCCCGCCCAGCAGAAAATGCACCGTGTAAACTGCTAAATGTGGAGTCTCAGTACTGCTTTGCTCCTAGTGAGAGTACTCAAAGCAGTGAAGTTCAAAAAGAAGTTGCGTGGGTCAGCTTATCAGTACGTTCTAACCAATATGGCGATCGAGTGATTGTTGATGGTGTTCAATATGGTAGCACTCCTGTTGAAGTGTTGATGCCAGTAGGCAAGCACCATATCATTATAGAGAAAGAAGGGTATCGAGCTTTCAATAGTGAAATCGACATCACTGCCGACCAAACGTTACGAGCTGTACTACATGAATATGAGAATATCCTCAAACCTGGACATAAGTTTGCAGACTCATTGAAAGGAGGAGCCAAAGCTCCAGAGATGATCACCATTATTAAGGGTGAATATCTATTAGGCGATAACGCTGAACGTCAACTGCACCTTGATCATTCTTTCGCTATGAGTGCAACACCCGTTACTGTTGCTCAGTTTGAGGCATTTATAACTAAAACAAACTATAAAACAGATGCCGAACTAAAGAATATCTGTATTACTGTAGATAACTCAGAAGTCACACCGATTTCTGAGAGCTATTGGCGTAATCCTGGCTTCAAACAATCAGCTCAATCGCCCGCTGTATGCATTAGCCAGAACGATGCTATAGCTTATACGCGCTGGCTATCTCAACAGACTGGTTTTAAATACCGACTACCAAGTGAAGATGAGTGGGAAATAGTAGCTCGTTCAGGCAGCCAAAGTGGCTACTGGTGGGGCGATTCATTTGGTCACGGTAAAGCGAATACTGGTTGGGGTGGTACTCAATGGTCAAATAAAAGTACCTCGCCAGTTAGAACATTTGAACCAAACCATTTAGGTTTCTACGATGTAGTTGGAAACGTATGGGAATGGACTAACGATGAAAGAGGAATGGCAAAGGGCGGAGCTTGGATTTTCTCTCCAGAAATGGCTAGAGCAGATAAGCAACTTTTCGTCGGGCCAACAACCGCTGCGAATTACCTTGGTTTCCGTATTCTGCGAGAGTTGCAATAA
- a CDS encoding PEGA domain-containing protein — protein sequence MIKYRIPALLLALSPLWVTASVNAEQVTQADPVASIDEKISIKQSEIDTISSEYEAEGAKLQQLKNEEERLQREADELDAKRNRAKSALDKQYSRLLDDPETDLVSFQKKYQETWAAVKQNQSEKLANDQSATESEMRLSQIKQKQARLKTEFTNLEESRTEARVRRLESELRESSVLETSYKTVCAATMTLGDCANQGIYLTKQKAVKMFRAKLLDGVTESSIVKQNTNGVELNIHVQESQIIKSGFEGSSDYVAQMQAQLQAKPEAVAACKLLNVSTRYCLQSAADDNTNKKNDKQWANVTVRSDQYNDSVTINGINYGSTPVEIVLPAGRHQVTVSKDGFETYNRVITVNGNDSVWVKLRPNKNG from the coding sequence ATGATCAAATATCGCATCCCAGCGCTATTGCTTGCGCTAAGCCCTCTTTGGGTAACTGCATCGGTGAACGCAGAACAAGTAACACAGGCTGATCCTGTGGCGAGCATCGATGAGAAGATAAGTATCAAACAAAGTGAAATTGACACGATTTCTTCAGAATATGAAGCGGAAGGAGCCAAACTTCAACAATTGAAAAATGAAGAAGAGCGCCTCCAACGTGAAGCAGATGAACTAGATGCTAAACGTAATAGAGCAAAATCTGCGTTAGATAAACAATACTCTCGTTTGTTAGATGACCCAGAAACGGATCTCGTTAGTTTCCAAAAGAAATATCAAGAGACTTGGGCTGCAGTAAAACAAAACCAATCTGAAAAATTAGCTAACGATCAGTCCGCAACAGAAAGTGAAATGCGTCTGTCGCAAATTAAGCAGAAGCAAGCCCGCTTAAAGACTGAATTTACTAATTTGGAAGAAAGTCGTACTGAAGCACGTGTAAGACGTCTTGAATCAGAACTTAGAGAAAGTAGTGTATTAGAGACAAGCTACAAAACTGTCTGTGCTGCTACTATGACTCTTGGAGACTGTGCAAACCAAGGTATCTACCTCACTAAGCAAAAAGCAGTAAAAATGTTTCGAGCGAAATTACTAGATGGCGTCACAGAGTCTAGTATAGTGAAACAAAACACTAATGGTGTTGAACTGAATATCCATGTTCAAGAGAGTCAAATCATCAAAAGTGGATTTGAAGGTAGCAGTGACTATGTAGCTCAAATGCAAGCCCAACTGCAAGCCAAGCCTGAAGCAGTTGCTGCATGTAAATTATTGAATGTTTCTACTCGTTATTGCCTACAAAGTGCAGCAGACGACAATACAAACAAGAAAAATGATAAGCAGTGGGCAAATGTAACGGTTCGTTCTGACCAGTACAACGATTCAGTGACCATTAATGGCATTAACTATGGAAGTACTCCAGTAGAGATCGTACTTCCGGCAGGTCGCCATCAAGTAACCGTCTCTAAAGATGGCTTTGAAACTTATAATCGAGTCATTACAGTCAATGGTAATGATTCTGTTTGGGTGAAGTTAAGACCAAATAAAAACGGTTAA
- a CDS encoding AraC family transcriptional regulator has product MTTSASTEQRAKVLSPRPAQLITLPAYMECHDHSYTQIVIGLKGQAEFEVCGSGNIVGPGQGCVVTSGTDHAFGGIVGQSDILVLNLPLPSDDDPLALQKINDLSRSDVYFQLDGQIQKLIQLLVLEMQTHPDDLLLSRACSDTVTALLQRHISSFSTHRKDSRFDLEAVDRYIEQHLSHRISVAQLAGSVFLGESQFHSLFKDQLGITPHQYVLGKRVDMAKSLIEQGRLNLGQIAELTGFSNQSTFTHTFSRLQGISPSQFKKSCRN; this is encoded by the coding sequence ATGACGACTTCTGCCTCTACAGAACAAAGAGCCAAAGTTTTGTCGCCTCGTCCGGCGCAGCTAATTACCTTGCCTGCGTATATGGAGTGCCATGATCACAGCTATACCCAAATCGTTATTGGTTTAAAGGGGCAGGCGGAGTTTGAAGTCTGCGGAAGCGGAAATATTGTCGGTCCTGGTCAGGGGTGCGTTGTAACATCGGGTACAGATCATGCCTTTGGCGGTATTGTTGGCCAGTCTGATATTTTGGTGCTGAACTTACCTTTACCTTCGGATGATGATCCTCTAGCTCTACAGAAGATCAATGATCTTTCCCGCAGTGATGTATATTTTCAACTCGATGGACAAATTCAAAAATTGATTCAGCTACTCGTTTTGGAAATGCAAACGCATCCCGATGATCTTCTGTTAAGTCGCGCATGCAGTGATACAGTGACAGCATTACTGCAAAGACATATATCCAGTTTTTCAACACATAGAAAAGATTCACGCTTCGATTTAGAAGCGGTGGATCGTTATATCGAGCAGCATTTAAGTCATCGAATTTCTGTTGCACAACTTGCGGGTAGCGTTTTTCTTGGTGAAAGCCAATTCCACAGCTTGTTTAAAGATCAGTTGGGCATCACTCCACACCAATATGTGTTGGGCAAACGTGTTGATATGGCGAAATCTCTGATTGAACAAGGGCGCTTAAATTTAGGCCAAATTGCAGAACTAACAGGGTTTTCTAACCAAAGTACCTTCACTCATACCTTCTCTCGATTGCAGGGAATTTCACCTTCGCAATTCAAAAAAAGCTGTCGTAACTAG